A region of Salinibacter sp. 10B DNA encodes the following proteins:
- a CDS encoding response regulator transcription factor, whose translation MVDDHPVICQAVADALHHTIGVDLLGYATGFREGLSEIQQQPPDVAIVDISLPDGHGLDLVRTINRQNPDVGILIFSMYDEKIYAERALRTGASGYLMKTEPVEWIVEAIRCIERGETFLSDRMTNRIVRRMRQNGSAEARFSVDELTDREREVFRMIGRGYSVEKVQDELGLSRKTVETHRRRAREKLGLDSISALLQYAMQWMYCESKGLNGER comes from the coding sequence ATGGTGGATGACCATCCGGTCATCTGCCAGGCGGTGGCCGATGCGCTACACCATACGATCGGAGTCGACCTTCTCGGGTATGCAACCGGGTTTCGGGAAGGACTCTCTGAGATTCAACAACAGCCCCCCGATGTCGCCATCGTGGACATCTCGCTTCCGGATGGGCACGGTCTCGATCTGGTACGGACCATCAACAGACAGAATCCGGACGTCGGGATTCTCATCTTTTCGATGTACGATGAGAAAATATACGCGGAGCGGGCCCTGCGAACAGGGGCGTCCGGCTATCTGATGAAAACCGAACCCGTAGAGTGGATCGTGGAGGCGATTCGCTGTATCGAACGCGGAGAAACGTTTCTCAGCGACCGAATGACCAATCGCATCGTCCGCCGGATGAGACAGAATGGATCAGCAGAGGCTCGATTTTCCGTTGACGAACTGACGGATCGAGAGCGAGAGGTTTTCCGCATGATCGGTCGAGGATACAGCGTCGAGAAGGTTCAAGACGAACTAGGCCTTAGCCGCAAGACAGTGGAGACTCATCGGCGCCGAGCACGAGAAAAACTAGGGCTTGACAGCATCTCGGCCCTTCTGCAGTATGCTATGCAGTGGATGTACTGTGAGAGCAAGGGCCTGAACGGGGAGCGGTAG
- a CDS encoding wax ester/triacylglycerol synthase family O-acyltransferase, producing MAAPSRRPLSPVDAAWYRMDWPNNPAVITGLLYLDAPVDLETARLVFAERLLDVDRFRSRVVERGLLWSLPYWETDPHFDIAPHVQALRGPGSGDESDLLDLVGDLASRPLPPDRPLWQAYVIDRGETSALVIRFHHCMADGTGSVALARHLLDPVDASASIPSTPAQPSLPRATSLFDRTRRGLWTGLRVGIERFCHPVDTLQHLPTVVEGVGIAAGSVLEPADPPTPLHGALNGTRRLAHTKPFPLADVKAIGRGADATVNDVLVAAVAGALRHYLLDHDTTEALPSLRAIVPVDLRPEGRALELGNAFGLTFLPLPVNETDPAARLRAAKSGMDAIKHSPEAHVFLGILGLFGQLPAWIEDAAADLFASKATAVLTNVTGPTHRHAFAGRTLEGLVFWVPHPVHLGLGISILSYDGGLTVGVMTDGGVVAEPSIIARAIEEEVTALQKRVVPVPA from the coding sequence GTGGCTGCTCCGTCCCGTCGCCCTCTCTCCCCCGTCGATGCGGCCTGGTATCGCATGGACTGGCCCAATAATCCGGCCGTCATTACCGGCCTCTTGTATCTCGATGCTCCGGTCGACCTCGAAACGGCACGCTTGGTGTTTGCCGAGCGCCTGCTCGACGTTGATCGCTTCCGGTCCCGGGTCGTGGAGCGAGGCCTTCTTTGGTCGCTACCCTACTGGGAAACGGACCCGCACTTCGACATCGCCCCCCACGTACAGGCACTGAGAGGACCCGGCTCGGGGGACGAGTCGGACCTCCTTGACCTCGTCGGGGATCTTGCCTCGAGGCCGCTTCCGCCGGATCGCCCGCTGTGGCAGGCTTACGTCATTGATCGGGGCGAGACCAGTGCTCTCGTGATTCGATTTCACCACTGCATGGCCGACGGCACCGGATCGGTCGCGCTTGCCCGGCACCTGCTGGATCCGGTCGACGCCTCGGCCTCCATTCCGTCCACTCCCGCACAACCCAGCCTGCCGAGGGCCACCTCTCTCTTCGACCGTACAAGGCGTGGGCTTTGGACCGGACTCCGAGTGGGCATCGAACGATTTTGCCATCCCGTCGACACCCTCCAGCATCTGCCAACGGTGGTCGAGGGCGTCGGCATCGCCGCGGGATCGGTGCTTGAGCCGGCCGACCCGCCGACGCCGCTCCATGGAGCGCTGAACGGAACCCGACGCTTGGCCCACACCAAGCCCTTTCCCTTGGCCGACGTAAAAGCAATCGGACGCGGGGCCGACGCCACCGTCAACGACGTGCTGGTGGCCGCCGTGGCGGGCGCTCTGCGCCACTACCTGCTCGACCACGACACAACGGAGGCCCTCCCGTCTCTCCGAGCGATTGTGCCCGTCGACCTGCGCCCCGAGGGACGGGCCCTGGAGCTCGGCAATGCCTTCGGCCTCACCTTTCTCCCCCTCCCCGTGAATGAGACCGATCCCGCGGCCCGGCTTCGGGCAGCCAAAAGCGGGATGGATGCCATCAAGCACTCGCCGGAAGCACACGTTTTTCTGGGTATTCTGGGCCTGTTTGGCCAGCTCCCGGCGTGGATCGAGGACGCTGCCGCCGACCTGTTTGCAAGCAAGGCCACGGCGGTCCTCACCAATGTCACCGGGCCAACGCACCGGCACGCCTTCGCCGGACGAACACTCGAAGGTCTCGTGTTCTGGGTGCCCCATCCCGTGCACCTTGGCCTCGGTATCAGCATTCTCAGCTACGACGGAGGCCTCACGGTGGGCGTGATGACGGATGGCGGGGTGGTGGCGGAGCCTTCGATCATCGCGAGGGCCATTGAGGAAGAGGTCACGGCTTTGCAGAAACGCGTGGTGCCCGTGCCAGCCTGA
- the tenA gene encoding thiaminase II: MPETLAAPIDTRPYTVPPFAQSCLEHVRKAWDEAVDHPFVHALADGSLDPERFKFYQMQDARYLEAFADAASLVSTRCPDPDDKLWFIDAARLAVVVEGELHEGYGEELGYGPDDIRDLTLTPNNRAYQNHMLERAQRGTLVEAVAALTPCPWLYIELGQRLEREMGAVPDDHPYAEWLEMYRDPDFHEYMDNLLARLQRFAEAADESAREGARTAFTTSVRYEWMFWNQAWTQQEWPV; the protein is encoded by the coding sequence ATGCCTGAAACGCTTGCTGCCCCCATCGACACTCGCCCGTACACCGTCCCGCCGTTTGCCCAGTCGTGCCTGGAGCACGTCCGCAAGGCCTGGGACGAAGCTGTCGATCACCCGTTCGTGCACGCCCTGGCCGACGGCTCGCTCGACCCGGAGCGATTTAAATTCTACCAGATGCAGGACGCGCGCTACCTGGAGGCCTTTGCCGATGCCGCGTCCCTCGTCTCTACCCGCTGTCCGGACCCGGACGATAAGCTCTGGTTCATCGACGCCGCCCGCCTCGCTGTTGTCGTAGAGGGCGAACTCCATGAAGGATATGGAGAAGAGCTGGGGTATGGGCCTGACGACATTCGCGACCTCACGCTGACACCGAACAATCGCGCCTACCAGAATCACATGCTGGAGCGGGCGCAGCGGGGCACGCTCGTGGAGGCGGTGGCCGCCCTCACGCCGTGTCCGTGGCTCTACATCGAGTTAGGCCAACGGCTGGAGCGGGAAATGGGGGCCGTGCCCGACGATCATCCGTATGCGGAGTGGTTGGAGATGTACCGCGATCCGGACTTTCACGAATACATGGACAACCTCCTGGCGCGGCTACAGCGCTTTGCGGAGGCGGCGGATGAGTCTGCCCGCGAAGGCGCCCGCACGGCCTTTACCACCAGCGTTCGGTACGAGTGGATGTTCTGGAATCAGGCCTGGACGCAGCAGGAATGGCCAGTCTAG
- a CDS encoding b(o/a)3-type cytochrome-c oxidase subunit 1 has product MTFVDRYPDATRIVKASFIVAFTALGIGGFFGLVQALHRTGTFRGIVSSVQYYDVLTGHGVLLALVFTTFFIVGLYQWGISRSLEREPENMTFTWTWFWVMTVGTVLTATAILGGLVPGSGMSAAVLYTFYPPLQAHPLFYIGAALLVVGSWLTGVDWFISFRRWREEHPDDSIPLQTYMVLFTWLMWYICSIGVALEVVVLLIPWSLGFVTNIDPLLPRTLFWYFGHAVVYFWLLPAYFVWYSILPKLSGGRLFSDSLTRIVFVFFLLLSTPIGFHHQYADPGISLGYKMWAVISTLLILLPSLMTAFTVISSMEHGARQRGGSGYFAWMGALPWNRPAFAGCALAGIMFAAGGFSGMINASLNIDMLVHNTAWIPGHFHLTVGTASALTFMAITYWILPQLTGRTLKFKKLALAQPYTWFVGMTLMSNALHRAGLAGIPRRTAEPEYRSVTYDPPFGTVSEMQWQTALGGTILFISLVFFLVVVIASWRGGQEGPIDDTIPEPLSGAEHTPKILDNMKLWIAIAIVLVLLAYSLPLADMVMDGLFSPGAPPTPV; this is encoded by the coding sequence ATGACGTTTGTTGACCGCTACCCCGACGCGACCCGCATCGTCAAGGCCTCCTTCATCGTCGCCTTCACCGCGCTCGGCATTGGGGGCTTCTTTGGGCTCGTACAGGCCCTGCATCGCACCGGGACCTTCCGCGGCATCGTGTCGTCGGTGCAGTACTACGATGTGCTCACGGGCCACGGCGTCCTGCTTGCCCTCGTCTTCACCACCTTCTTCATCGTGGGGCTCTATCAATGGGGCATTTCCCGGAGCCTTGAGCGGGAGCCTGAGAACATGACGTTTACCTGGACCTGGTTCTGGGTGATGACGGTGGGTACGGTGCTCACGGCGACGGCCATTCTCGGTGGTCTCGTGCCCGGCAGTGGCATGAGTGCGGCGGTGCTCTACACGTTCTATCCCCCGCTTCAGGCTCATCCGCTCTTTTACATCGGAGCGGCCCTCCTGGTGGTTGGGTCGTGGCTGACCGGGGTTGACTGGTTTATTTCGTTCCGCCGCTGGCGCGAAGAGCATCCGGACGATTCCATTCCCCTGCAGACCTACATGGTTCTCTTTACGTGGCTCATGTGGTACATCTGCTCGATTGGGGTGGCGCTCGAAGTGGTGGTGCTCCTCATCCCGTGGTCGCTCGGGTTTGTGACCAACATTGACCCGCTGCTGCCACGGACCCTGTTCTGGTACTTCGGCCACGCGGTGGTGTACTTCTGGCTACTCCCGGCCTACTTTGTCTGGTACTCCATCCTGCCGAAACTGTCGGGCGGACGGCTCTTCAGCGATTCGCTCACGCGCATTGTGTTCGTCTTCTTCCTGCTTCTGTCCACCCCGATCGGGTTCCACCACCAGTACGCCGATCCGGGCATTAGCCTCGGCTACAAGATGTGGGCGGTCATTTCGACGCTCCTGATTCTCCTGCCGAGCCTCATGACAGCCTTCACCGTCATCTCTAGCATGGAGCACGGGGCGCGCCAGCGGGGCGGCTCCGGGTACTTTGCGTGGATGGGGGCGCTTCCCTGGAACCGGCCGGCGTTTGCGGGTTGTGCCCTGGCCGGCATCATGTTCGCCGCGGGAGGGTTCAGCGGCATGATCAATGCGTCGCTCAACATTGACATGCTCGTCCACAACACGGCCTGGATCCCGGGCCACTTCCATCTCACGGTGGGCACGGCCTCGGCGCTCACGTTTATGGCCATAACGTACTGGATCCTGCCGCAGCTCACGGGGCGAACCCTCAAGTTTAAAAAGCTAGCGCTCGCCCAGCCCTACACCTGGTTCGTCGGGATGACGCTCATGTCGAATGCCCTCCACCGTGCGGGGCTCGCTGGTATTCCGCGCCGGACGGCCGAGCCGGAGTATCGGAGCGTGACGTACGATCCTCCCTTTGGCACGGTAAGCGAGATGCAGTGGCAAACGGCCCTCGGCGGAACCATCCTGTTTATCTCGTTGGTCTTCTTCCTCGTGGTTGTCATTGCCAGTTGGCGTGGGGGACAAGAGGGCCCGATTGATGATACGATTCCGGAGCCCTTGAGCGGCGCAGAACACACGCCGAAGATTCTGGACAACATGAAGCTGTGGATTGCGATTGCGATTGTGCTCGTTCTTCTCGCCTACTCGCTGCCGTTGGCCGATATGGTGATGGATGGACTCTTCTCACCGGGGGCACCGCCCACGCCGGTGTAA
- a CDS encoding cation-translocating P-type ATPase yields MSTAPTSPSPTTSASDPADASSERCTLCDLPTPDPPVTGTDVNGTFCCPGCRDVYRTLDTLDDEDKAAVRERLDGSGAASPVPDDAAETFLHVQGMHCTACEAFLEAVAEQADGVYRAEASYASEMMRLHYDEDQQSGDALASHLTRSGYTAARDRSEADDDSSTAVRLIFGGFFTMMVMVWYIVFLYPVYVGGNGLVPLEGEFARYALGNVWLATTVVLGITGWPLIRSAGVSLRVLKPNMDLLIVIAAGSAYLYSTGALLLGEMEVYFDVAVVIIFVVTLGRWFADRVKARAVGLLSELTREQVDAAQRVGADGTTESVALSALCSGDVVRVRQGERVPIDGTVAEGRATVDESLLTGEARPVSKTPGDDVIGGSVVQTNVLDVRVGEEAQSTLDRLVRLMWEIQASTPGVQQVADRLASIFVPLVLVLGVGAVGIQLTMGATLPYALLSGLTVLIVSCPCALGLATPLAVAAGTQAGLRRRIVIKHPGAFEQAADLDLVVFDKTGTLTTGQMQVVDATGDPETLAQARAIEQWSSHPVGRAVAGSGRSTDAEVRDVKTHPRGIGATINGDRVFVGHPEAYRTRGGTISASLSAKAKAAIENARVPVVVGGDEDEAQGLFVVGDSLRDEADAVLDQLGESVRVAVCTGDHKAAVAPLRADSRIDEVFAEVRPEAKRALLRTWRTDHNGVAMVGDGSNDAPALADADLGVAFGPTALAADSADVVLLDDDLTRLPDLLNLARTTRRRIRQNLGWAFGYNAIAIPLAILGWLNPLAAALAMASSSLLVVGNSARRLDG; encoded by the coding sequence ATGAGTACAGCCCCGACCTCTCCGTCCCCCACGACGAGCGCCTCTGATCCAGCCGACGCGTCTTCTGAGCGGTGCACGCTCTGCGATCTGCCGACCCCGGATCCCCCCGTGACCGGCACGGACGTCAACGGCACCTTCTGCTGTCCGGGCTGCCGGGACGTCTACCGCACGCTCGACACCCTCGATGACGAGGACAAAGCGGCGGTCCGTGAGCGCTTGGACGGCTCCGGTGCCGCTTCCCCCGTCCCCGACGACGCGGCCGAAACGTTCTTGCACGTACAGGGCATGCACTGCACGGCGTGCGAGGCCTTTCTCGAAGCAGTGGCCGAGCAGGCGGACGGGGTCTACCGGGCAGAGGCCAGCTATGCCTCCGAGATGATGCGTCTTCATTACGACGAGGACCAGCAGTCGGGGGACGCTCTGGCCTCCCATCTCACCCGGAGTGGATATACCGCTGCCCGAGACCGATCGGAGGCGGACGATGACTCCAGCACCGCCGTCCGGCTCATTTTCGGTGGCTTCTTCACCATGATGGTGATGGTGTGGTACATCGTGTTTCTGTACCCGGTATACGTCGGAGGGAATGGCCTCGTCCCTCTGGAAGGGGAGTTTGCCCGCTACGCGCTCGGCAACGTATGGCTCGCGACCACGGTGGTCCTCGGCATTACCGGCTGGCCGTTGATCCGCAGTGCCGGGGTCAGCCTCCGTGTCCTGAAGCCCAACATGGATTTGTTGATCGTGATCGCAGCGGGCAGTGCCTACCTCTACAGCACCGGTGCCCTGCTGTTGGGAGAAATGGAGGTCTACTTCGACGTAGCCGTCGTTATCATCTTCGTCGTCACCCTCGGTCGCTGGTTCGCGGACCGGGTAAAAGCGCGAGCCGTCGGGCTGTTGTCCGAACTCACCCGCGAGCAGGTAGACGCTGCTCAGCGCGTCGGGGCCGATGGCACTACCGAGTCTGTTGCCCTTAGCGCCCTCTGCTCCGGCGACGTGGTACGAGTACGCCAGGGTGAACGCGTCCCGATCGACGGTACGGTTGCCGAGGGACGAGCGACGGTTGACGAATCGCTCCTGACGGGGGAGGCCCGCCCCGTCTCCAAGACCCCGGGCGACGACGTGATCGGCGGAAGCGTAGTACAAACGAACGTGCTCGACGTGCGGGTGGGAGAGGAGGCGCAAAGCACACTCGACCGACTCGTACGCCTGATGTGGGAGATCCAGGCCTCTACGCCGGGTGTGCAGCAGGTGGCCGACCGGCTGGCCTCCATCTTTGTCCCGCTTGTGTTGGTACTTGGCGTTGGGGCCGTTGGCATTCAACTCACGATGGGAGCTACGCTTCCGTACGCGCTGCTCAGTGGCCTGACGGTTCTCATCGTATCGTGCCCCTGCGCGCTCGGCCTCGCGACGCCATTGGCCGTGGCCGCCGGCACGCAGGCCGGCCTCCGGCGCCGCATCGTCATCAAGCACCCCGGTGCCTTCGAGCAGGCTGCCGACCTCGACCTGGTGGTCTTCGACAAGACCGGAACGCTCACCACGGGCCAAATGCAGGTCGTCGACGCGACGGGCGACCCCGAGACGCTCGCACAGGCCCGCGCCATTGAACAGTGGTCGTCACATCCCGTCGGCCGGGCGGTCGCTGGTTCGGGAAGGAGCACCGACGCCGAGGTACGCGACGTGAAGACCCATCCGCGCGGCATCGGGGCGACGATCAACGGGGATCGCGTCTTTGTAGGCCACCCGGAGGCGTACCGGACACGGGGCGGAACGATCTCGGCTTCGCTATCCGCGAAGGCGAAGGCTGCGATCGAGAACGCGCGGGTGCCCGTGGTGGTGGGGGGAGACGAAGATGAAGCACAAGGCCTCTTTGTGGTAGGCGACTCGCTCCGCGACGAAGCCGACGCCGTCCTCGACCAGCTCGGCGAATCTGTCCGCGTTGCTGTGTGTACGGGCGACCATAAGGCCGCCGTAGCCCCCCTCCGCGCCGACTCTCGTATCGATGAGGTGTTTGCCGAAGTGCGGCCCGAAGCCAAGCGCGCCCTCCTCCGCACATGGCGCACAGATCACAACGGAGTAGCCATGGTGGGCGACGGCAGTAACGACGCCCCGGCCCTCGCCGACGCGGACCTCGGAGTGGCCTTCGGTCCCACGGCCCTCGCCGCCGACTCTGCCGATGTCGTGCTGTTGGACGACGACCTTACGCGTCTTCCGGACCTTTTGAACCTGGCCCGCACCACCCGTCGACGCATCCGTCAGAATCTGGGTTGGGCATTCGGCTACAACGCCATTGCCATTCCGCTGGCCATTCTCGGCTGGCTCAATCCGCTGGCCGCCGCCCTCGCCATGGCGTCGAGCAGTCTGTTGGTGGTGGGGAATTCGGCACGACGGTTAGATGGATGA